The DNA window ACCGGGTCAATTCTTCCTTCGGCGAGGAGATGACGCGCTATCAGACGGACCACATCCGCGGCGACACCTCGCCGACGGAGTACTCACCACCATCGTGTGCGACCATGAAGTCCTACGGTGACTGCGTGAACAAAGACGACCTCTGTGAGCGCATTCCCCACCCGATGGCCTACTACGAGGAGCGAATCGACGAGGCCGACGACGACGTCGAAGACTGGCGGGAGACAGACGGCGAGGACGGACAAGAAGCGACTGGCGACTGACCGGCGAACGTCGCTGACGCCGATGGATTTCAACCCCCTGAACGATCACTTTTGGGACGGATCGTCCGTCAACTCGTCCGCCCGTCGCTGAATGTCCTCGAGCGCTCGTTCCTGTTCGCCTCGAGCGAGGCCACCGGATTCGACGTGTCGGCCCTCGTACTGCCGCGACGGAATCGCGTTCCAGACGTCCGAGTTCTCGCCGTCCTCATCGACAGCATCAGAATCGGTGTCGACGAGACCCTTCTGAATCGACGCCAAAGACTGCCCAGAACGAGCACTGCAAGCACGCCCACCAGCCCGACGACGAATGGGGCGACACCAGAAACCGAGCGGCGGAGGAAGGAGGACGCGAGGAGGACGAAAATCGTCACAACGGCGAGTGGCCGTACCCGAGATCGCGTCCGTTGCTCCGAGGCCGAACTCGTCTCACCGCTGTCCATACGTCGTATCAGCGATAGAGAGTGGAAAGAATTGCGCCGAGTGCTCAAACCGAACTCTGTGCGTCCGAATCGTCGGCCTCGAGACCGTCGCCGGGTTCGTTCATCACGAACGCGAGGGCAATACCGACGAGCGTCAAGAGGAGGATAAAGCCGATAATTGCGAAGACGAGCATCTCGCCGCCTTCCGTCGACAAGGCACCGTTGTCTCCCCCGTATTCGGAGCCAATTCCGATCATCGCACCGAGCATCAAGAGGACGGTAGAGACGGCGACGACGATTTCGATGATTCGGTCACGCTCGAGCATTATCGGATCGATTTCGGCGGCCCGGCAAAAAGCGCTTCGAAGGACGTGGGACGGGCGAGAGAAGCCGGCAGAAACACCCGATCGGAACCCGTGTTCGGGGCCGAATTTAGGGTGAGGCCTCGGAAAATGGCATATAATATCCGTGCCAGCACTCGCCGGCGCGGCCGTTATTTTGCTCGAGGCCCTACCACTATCGAATAGCCAGCCGACTGCCTGCTGTCAGATCACGACGCCGGAAGCCATCGCGCGCTGCCGGTCGTCGCTGATCGTCCCATCACTTCGACGCACTATGAACACAACAGCGTCACCGAAAACGCCACTGCCAGTACCGTCACGCGAGCACCTCGACGGACGGTCCCGCCGCGCTCGATCCGAGGCGATGTCCGTCCGTTCACTCGGGAGAGGACTCTACGAGGTCGAATCGGCGAGCGACCACACCTACCTCGTCGACCTCGAGAGCGGCCGCTGTACCTGCCCGGATCACATCTTCCGCGAGGCTCGCTGTAAGCACATCCGCCGCGTTGCCATCGAGATTACCGACGGCCGGACGCCGCCACCCGGCGAACTCGCCGTCGAATGTCACGACTGCGGAAAGATGTTCTTCGTCCCCGAAGACGACGACGCCGTCCACGGACCCGCCTACTGCTCGAGACACACCGTCTGGCCGGGCGATACGGTCGTCGACCGCGAGACGGGTGATCGACTCACCGTCGTCGACGTCTCCGACCTTCGAGCCGACGCCGTCGAGATCGGGGCCGTCGACACCTCCGTCGCCGAGTACGCCACGAACGAGCGCTACGAGCCGGACGTGCCCGTCGTCGGGGCTATCTACCCCCACGCGACGGTCGCCACGAACGGCGTCATCCCGGACTCGTTGAAGGTCTACGTCTTCCCGCGGACGAGACTCGAGAAAGCGGACTGAGAACGCCGACGCGAGCCTCGAGGGCGCTCGAGGCTCGCCTTCGGTGACGACGCCGTCGTGAGTTACTCGAGCACCTCGGCGGCTTCTTCGACGTCCATCACACCCTGTTCGACCGCGTTGAGCACGCGGAGGATGTCTTCGTCCGGGCCGTCGTCCGACTCGTCGCCGACTTGCTCGAGCGTGACCTTCTCGGAGCGACCGACGAACTCCGCGAAATCGGTGCCCTCAGCGATAGCCGTCTCCTTTTTGACTCGGTAGTTGCCGCCGTCGGTCACGTAGAGGTCGCCGGGGTGAAAGAAGTACCAGTCCTCGCGATCGAATCGAACGCCGATACGGGGCTTCGCGCCGAAGTTCTGTGCGAAGTAGATCAGTGCTTCGACCTCTTCGCCGGTGAGATAGATCGGGTCGCCTGAACTCGATTTCGCCTCGACCGCGTAGAAGTCCTCGCCGTCACCGGCGAGTACGTCGGGAAGTTCTCGTTCCGTCGCAGAACCGCTTGCGGGTGCACGCATCACCGCGAATCCGGACTCGTCGAGTTCGTTGACGAGTTCCCGTTCGCGCCGGTCACCCTTCGCCTGAGACATACACCGCACTCACGTGCGGCCCCTAATAAAGTGATGGACAGCGTCGCGCTCGCGGAAAACGGAGTGTGGCACTACAGGAGTGGAACAGCCGTGACCGCCTCGAGGAGCATCGACGGGGCAGGTTCCGCTTCGTCGATCTCGAACTCGATGGCGAGATACAAGATGGCGAACTGGAAGGCGTTGAGCGCGGCGTGGGCCGCGGTGGGAACGAGGAGGTTGTCCGTTTTCGCGTAGAGGTAGCCGAAGATGACCGAGCCACCGAACATGATGGTCAGCGACGCGAACGTCGCGACGAGTTCGCCGGCGAGCAAGTACATCGGGAGGTGAACGAGCGCGAAGATGACGCTCGTGACGATGACCGCATGCATTCGGGTGAACGCCGCGTACAGACGTTTCTGGATGACGTTCCGGAAGAGGAACTCCTCTGCGGGCGCGTTGAAGAAGAAGACGATGAAGATCATAATCAGGATCATCGTCTGGTCCTCACCGACGATGTCCATGACGTTGCTCTCGGCGGCGGGAACGTTGAGGAGGGTAAAGAGCAGACTGACGACGTAGAGGAAGACGATCGTCCCGATACTGCCGCCAATCAGGTACTTCCAGTCGTTCTTCGTCGGCACGTGGAGGTCGATCCACGACAGGCCACGACCGGTCGCGACCAGATAGATCACGCCGGCGAGTGCCATGCCGACGAAGTTGAGGATCAACAGGAGCGCCCGCCCTTCGATCGAGGCGTCCCCGAGTCCCTCGAGTAATGCTGGGTCGTACAAAAAGGCCGGAAGCGTCGAGAACTCGGCAACGAGAAGACCGAAGACCGTCAGACCGATGGCGACGAGCGTCGATCGAAGCGGTGCACCATCTCGATCGGTGTCAGTTGAGCGGGAAGGCGTCTCCATACCCCAGCGTACGGGTGGGGCCTCCTTGGGTGTTCCTTCTTCGGGTCACCGTCCGTCGGTGGGGCTACCGACGGAGTCTACGTCCCGTGATCCCACGAGCCCATGTACTCCTGTTGAGTATCCGTCAGCGAATCGAACTCGACACCCTCGGCCTCGAGTTTGATCTCGGCGATCTCCTTGTCGAGTTCGTCGGGCACGTCGTGAACACCGGCATCGTACGCCTCACCGTTCTCGAGCATCTCACGGACGCAGACGGCTTGAATGCCGAAACTCTGGTCCATGACCTCGACGGGGTGGCCGAGCGAGACGGGGGCGGCGAGGTTGACGAGACGGCCTTCCGCGATGACGTTCAGTCGACGGCCGTCCTCGAGTTCGTAGGCTTCGACGCCGTCGCGGGCTTCGTAGCGATCGACGGCGAGGTCGTCTAAGGCCTCGAGGTCGATTTCGATGTCGAAGTGACCCGCGTTGGCGAGCAAGACACCGTCTTGCATCGACTCGAAGTGCTCCTCGACGACGACGTCGCGGTTGCCCGTCGTGGTGAGGAAGACGTCGCCCACCTCGGCGGCGTCGGCCATCGGGAGGACCTCGTAGCCCTCCATGTGGGCCTCGAGAGCGCGGCGGGGCTCGACTTCGGTGACGACGACGTTCGCGTTCTGTCCGGCGGCCTTCTTCGCGACGCCTTTGCCACAGTAGCCGAAGCCAGCGACAACGACGGTCTTGCCGGCCCACGAGAGGTTCGTGGTCATGGCGATGGAGGCGAGAGAAGACTCGCCCGTGCCGTGGACGTTGTCGAAGAGGCGCTTCATCGGCGTGTCGTTGACGGCGAAGACGGGGTACTCGAGTGCGCCGTCGTCGTCCATCGCGCGCAGGCGGTGGACGCCGGTCGTGGTCTCTTCGGCCCCGCCGACGATGCCGTCGATCAGTTCGGGGTAGTCCTCGTGGATCGCCGCGACGAGGTCCATCCCGTCGTCGACGGTGACGGTCGGCTCGTGGGCGATGACGGCCTCGATAGCGTCGTAGTACTCTTCGTCGTCGACGCCGCGTTTGGCGTAGCTCGTGATGTTCTCGTGGGTGTCGAGTGCCGCAGAGACGTCGTCGTGCGTGGAAAGCGGGTTGCAGCCCGTCACTGCGACCTCCGCGCCACCCTCTGCGAGCGTCTCGACGAGAACCGCCGTCTTCGCCTCGACGTGCATCGCCATCGCGATGATCTCGCCCTCGAAGGGCTGTTCCGCGACGAATTCCTCGCGGACGCGCTCGAGGATGGGCATGTGCTGGGTCGCCCAATCCATCTTCCGTCGGCCCTCTTCGCGTGCGGACTCGAGGTCCGCCAGTTGCTCGCTGATCGGCGGATACGCAGTCTCGGTCATACGGTGAGTGAGTGCAAGCGCCGTCAAAACCCTACCGAAGCGATGGCGTCGGACTCGGGGCGAACGGTCCGAATCATCGCGGTCTGTCGTGTGCTTGAAAAGGAGTTTTCGACGATCGAAACGCCCGCAATCACGGGCGCTCGAGTGCACGAACGACACGACGGGGACGTGCCCCTGACAGCCTCACTCGAGTCGTCGGTCGCCGTTCGTCTTCACGGAATCGCTCAGCGTCGTTCGATCACTGTTCAGCGTGCTGGAAATACGGTCCAACGTGAGAGGATTACGGTCCAGCGTGGTTCGGTGGGCCGCTGTCGTCATCGTCCTCGTCGGCTTCAGCTTCGTCGTCGTCGCTCTCATCGCCGCCGTCCTCCTCGTCTTCATCGTCTTCGTCATCGTCCGCTGGGCCAGCGTGGGCCGGTGGGCCCTGTCCGTCGTCGTCATCGTCACCAGATGGACCGGCGTGGTCCGGCGGGCCGGCGTGGTCGGGTGCGTTACCCGGGTTGTTCTCGACTGCGAAGCTCGCAATCGAGAGGCCTGGTGGGCCATCGGAGTCGTTGTCCTGGGCGAACGAAGAGACGAGCGAGCCGAAGTTGTCGGCGTCAGCGTCCTCGTCCTCGTCGACCGGCTCGAGCGTTGTCGTCTCCTCGACGGACTCGTCGTCGACGGTCGTCTCGAGTGTGAGTTCGACGCTCTCGTTCCCGTCCGGAGCCTCGAGGGCGACCGTGCCGTTCTCGTCGGTCGTGTGCGTGCCGACGTCCGCGTAGGAGTCGTTGTCGTCGACGGTATCGACCGTCACGTTCGTGTCGGCGACGCCGTCGCCGTCTGCGCTGACCGTCGCGGTGACGTTCTCACCGTCCTGATCGACCTCGATGGATGGGGCCTCCTCGTCATCGTCGGACGCCTCGAGCGTCGCGGTCTTCGTCTCCGTCGTCGCGTCGTCGGCCGTCACTTCGAGACCGATGTCGACGTCGGAGTCAGGTGCGGGGAGTTCGACCAACCCATCGTCGTCGGTCGTGTGCTCGCTCGTACCGTCGTAGGAGTCGTTGTCGTCAGTGGTCGTCACGTCGACGGTCGCGTTCGCGACCGCGCTCTCGTTCGATTCGACCGTCACGACGTACTGTTCTTCGTCGACGTCGACTACGAGGTCATCTCCATTCTCTTCGTCTGTCGCCGCTGCCCCCAGTGGAGCCAGCGCAGACACGACCATGATCATCGCCAGTGTCGCTGCAAGCAATCGGTACCTGTTCATTCTACTCGGGACATTCAGGGTTTTGTGAATAAACCCCCGAGGCAGTTCTCGACAGTTGCCCGCAGTTGAAACGGTAGTAGAACAGTTTGTAGCGTTTATAACGAAATCTAGACGTTCAGATTTCGTTTTCGACTGTGAGGAGTGGCCGTCGCGAATGGGCGTCGGTCGTCAGTTTGCTGCGCGGTCGACGAGCGCCATCGCGGCCTCTCCCGCTGCCGTTCGAACCGACTCCTCCTCGAGCGTGAGGACGTCGCGATCACGCATGAGCACCTGCCCGTCACAGATCGTGTGGCGAACGTCGGCCGCCGCCGTGGCGTACGCGAGGTGACTCACGAGGTCGTGGTGTGGCGTGAGGTGGGGTTGCTCGAGGTCGATCACGGCGAGGTCGGCGGGGGCCCCTTCCTCGAGTCGGCCGGACTCGAGGCCGATGGCGTCGGCGCTTCCCTGCGTCATCATGTGGACGGCTGATTCGGCGTCGACGGCGCTCGCGTCGCCGTCTTTGAGTTTGCCGATCATGGCCGCGTCGCGTGTCTCGTCGAGCATCGAGAGATCGTTGTTCGAGGCCGCGCCGTCGGTGCCGATGCCGACGGTGACACCGGCGTCGAGCATCCGTTGGACGGGGGCGATGCCACTCGCCAGTTTCATGTTCGAGGCGGGACAGTGGATGACGCTCGTGCCGGCCTCCGCGAGCAGTCCGATCTCGCTTTCATCGAGGTGGACGCCGTGGGCGAGGAAGTCTCCCTCCTCGAGCATCCCGCGCTCGGCGGCGTAGGCCATCGGCCGCACGCCGCGTTCCTCGACGATGGGCGTCACTTCGTTTGTGGTCTCGTTGCCGTGGAAGTGGATCGGGACGCCGAGGTCGCGAGCCTTCGGGACGAATTCCTCGAGGTACTCGCTTCCGACCGTCGTCAGCGAGTGGGGCATGAAGGCCGTCGAGATCCGACCGTCGGCGCGCCCGTCGAGGGCTTCGGCGACCTCGAGTCCTTCCTGAGCGTCCGCGCGGGCTTCCTCCTCGTCGGACGCCACGGTGACGATTCCGTGGCCGAGTCGTGCGCGGAGGCCGGCCTCCTCGACGGCGTCGGCAATCTGGGGGACCATGAAGTACATGTCCGCGAAGGCGGTCGTCCCGGATTTGATCATCTCGAGCAGGCCGAGTTTCGCGCCGATGTGGACGTCCTCGGGGGTCAATTCGGCTTCGGTCGGCCAGATATCCTCCTGGAGCCACGCGTCGAGTGGCTTGTCGTCGGCGTACCCGCGGAGGAGCGTCATGGCGACGTGTGAGTGGCCGTTGACGAAGCCGGGCGTGACGAACGACCCCGTCGCGTCGATCGTTTCGTCGGCGTCGCCCGCCAGATTGTCGCCGATCTCGAGAATCTTTCCGCTGTCCTGATCGATCAGTACGTCCGCTCGCGTCACCGAAATGTCGGGTAACAGCACCTGCCCGCCGGTGATCGCCAGTGTCGTCATGCACGTGCGTTTCTCCCGAGACGGCGTTATACTGTCGAATGAGATTCTAACATGGTTACGATGAGTATCGCGGCGAACACCGCCAGTACCCGTCCCGCTCGTCGATTTCGTAGCCGACCGACTCGAGTGCCGTCGCCGTCTCGGCCGGCACGTCACCCGCCAGCCCCTCGTCGTGTGTCTCGACGAAAACGGTCGGTTCGTGACACTCGAGCGTCGCTCGAGCCCCGCGAAGGACATCGGGAGCCGCCCCTTCGACGTCGATTTTGAGCACGTCCGGCGGCGAGAGCGCGTCGTCCTCGCGGACGAGGTCGTCCAGTCGATAGCTCGAGACGGAACGCACGTCCGTGACGCTAGCTCCCCAGCGAGTTGCGCTCTCGCGGTCGAACGCCGACAGTTCGGGGTACGTCGAGACGTAGAACGGCCGGGTTCGGGTTTCCGCGCCGAGTCCGCAGGGACGGACGTCGATTCGGTTCTCGAGCGCGTTTGCCCGGATATTCGCCTGGAGACGCTCGCATGTGGACGGCGACGGTTCGAACGCGACGACGCGGCGGTCGGGCGATCCACTCGCGAGCGCGAGGGCGTAGATACCGACGTTCGCGCCGATATCGTAGATGACGTCCGTCGAGCCACAGCGAGCGGCCACTTCCTCGAGCATCGAATCATCCGCGTGGCGAGTCAGCGGTTCGTAACAACGTACCGTGCCTGCGGCCGTTCGGTTGGTTCGCGCGAGCAGTTCGTACTCGTAATTCGCCCAGGCGACTCGGTCGTACGTCCGATAGCCGACGCTCCGGGCGAGCGAGCGTGCCCGACTCACGACCCTGTCGGCGGACTCGAGCGGGCGCACGTGCTCACTGACACGAGCCACGCAGTTGATCTTTCGTCCGGGTGTCGATGTGTGAAGAGGCGAGACGAATACGACAGCGAGGGCCCAACATCGAATTCTCGAGCGATTCAGGCACCGACAGAAGCGAAGCGGGAGTGAGTCAACGAGTCGAGTTGAGATGTCAACACGAGATTACGGTGACAGACAGTGGTGGTGTCGATATCGCGTTGGCTGCTGTCGACCGTGGCGAGAGAACGGCTCTCGCTGTCGTTTTTCGCACTTGCTGAGCGAACGTACGACGATTCCAGCCACTCGAACAGTTTCATATCGTGAATGTATCGGGCGGTATATATCACCGAAGCCTGTCATCGAGATTCGATGATACATGTCAACAAATAACTCAGAGGGTGATGGAAACGTCGACCACGTCGAGTACGGCACCGTCGAACACGACGATCCAGGCCCGGCGAGCGACGACACGTGGAACACCGTCGAGGCGGACAGCGCATCCGTCGCGTTCGACTGGGGGTTCGAAGACCCGCCTGCTGTCATCGTCGAACCGGCCGAAGAGACCTCGGTGGGTCTCCACCGAGCGATCAACGTCTCCGCGACGGGGTTCGAAACGCGGTGGATGGTCTACGACGACGACTCCGAAGCCGTCGACGCCGACTGGGCCGCATTCGGCGAAGCAGCCCAGAGTCGCGGCCACGAACCCAGCGCGAGCGAGACGCACATCCGACCCGGCGGCCCCTGGCCGACCGAGACCCAGCAGTTGAACATCAACTCGTTACACGACTACGAGCAACTCGAGCGATCCCTCGAGCGAATCGAACGGAAGGGCAGCGGCGAGGTGACCGTCGAGTCCGTCGGGGAATCGAACGAGGGTCGCGACATCTACCTCGCGACGGCGGGATCGGGCGACACGGACGTGTTCCTCTTCGCCGAGCAACACGCGGACGAGGCGACGGGTTGTGAGGCGTTGTTGAACCTGCTCGACGAACTCGCTGCCGGGGGCAGGTGGAACGACCTGCTTTCGGAGTTAACGATCCACGTGATGCCCCGAGCGAACCCGGACGGCACCGAGGTCGGCGAGTTGCGCCACCGGTTCAACGTCGATCCGGACGCCCCCGCGAGGGACGAATCGGTGGGAATCTACACCGACTACGACGACGCCGGCGTCGGCTGGGACGTCAATCGCTACCACTGGTTCGACTGGACCGAGAGCGAACTCTACCAGAACCTGCCCGAGGAGTACCCCGAGAATCCCGTTCCAGAGGCCCAGATTCTCGTCGATACCATCGAGGAGATCGACCCCCTCTGGGTCGCCGATTTCCACAACCAGTATCACTACATCAGTGACGACGGCGAGAACATCACCGGCTCGGTCTACTGGCCGACATCACCCGGTGCCGACGACGACGCGGTCGACCTCTCGAAACAGCTCTGTCGTGGCATCTACGACGACGTCGACTCGCAGGGGAACACGACGCTCACCCAGTTCCCCGGCGGCGACGGCCGGGGCATCGCTCGAAACAGCTACGGCGAGGAGGGCATCGCCTGCGTCCTCATCGAGATGCGCGGCCAGACCGACGAGTTCGGCCAGAAATCCGGCGGCCAACTCATCAGAACCGCCTACGAGATGACGGTAAGCATGCTCGAGCGAACGGCCGACGAGTCCGTCTTCGACATCGACCCCGAGGCGGCCGACGAGATGCCAGAACGCGGCGAGCGCTACCAGCGAACGTTTCACCCCTCCGAGGAACTGGAAGCCGAACTCGAGGAGGATGAGGCGGAACTGGACGACGACTACTTCGAATGTACCTGCTAAGCAGCCATGACCAACGACACACACTCCACGGCGGACGACCCGAAGCGGACTGACGAATCGAAATCGATCAACGAATCAAAGCCGGTCGATGGGAAGCAACCAGACGAGGCGACGAGCGAGCGCGAGCGGTCCTCGAGCAGCGCCCAATCGTCGAGCGGGGCGATCGATCCGACGAGCGATTCCGGGCTGGGCCTGGCACTCGAGCGCCGACACGTCATCGCGAGCACCCTCGCGGCAGTTGGCCTCGCCGGCGCGGGCACGGCACAGGCGAGACACGAAACCAGCGATCAGGACAATGAGCAGGGTCAGGGCCAGGGCGATATCGACGTGAAGACGGGTCACATCTCCCACGAAAGTCCCGGAGCGGCCGACGACGGCACGTGGAACACGTACGAAGTCGACCAACAGACGGTCGAGTTCGAGCAATCGTTCGAAGCGCCGCCGGTCGTCTTCATCGGCGCAGCCGACTACACGACCATCGGCATGTTCCGAGCCATCGACGTCACGGAAAGCGGGTTCGAGTCCCGGTGGATGGTCTATCAGAGCGAGTCGTTCGCCCCGCCGGACGCACAGTGGGTCGCCGTGGGGCAATCATGAACGTCGAGTACCGCGAAATCGCCAGTTCGAGCGATCCCTCCGATTCCCACCCCTGGTACGACATCGCCGTCGACGAGGAAGCCGGCACGCTACGGATCGAAGACGAAGCCGACGGCGGACTGGACGCGACGCTCTCGAGCGGCGAGGAGACCATCGGCGAGGGGAGCGACGTCGACACCGACAGCGACCTGATCGTCGCGTTGACCCAGGAGGGCGACCTCATCACCTACAACACGGACGAGACCGAGGTGCCACCGCTTCGCGCGCATCTGGCCTGGTACGACGCGGCGACGGACACCCTCGAGGTGCTCGAGTTCGTCGAACCTGCGTAGAACCCCACGCTCGCGGAGACCGTAGAGACAACTCACGACGGCCAAACACCTTCGGCGAACGGCGTCGTTGCTCGAGCGTGGGTAGTAAATCGATGCCAACCGACCCGCTCGAGCGAATCGTCGAAACGGCGTTCGACGCCGACGTTCGCTCCTGCCGGCGACCACACTCCGGCTCGGTCGCCGAAACTGCAGTACTCGAACTCGAGAACGCTCGCGGCGACGTTCCCCGGCGACTCGTCTGCAAACGCGGCGGAGCCAGCATCTGGACCGGCGACGCGATCGAATCCGCCGTCCTCAGGGTACTCGAGCAGCGGAGCGACCTGCCCGTTCCGGGCGTGCTGGCGTCCGGGAAAATTGTGGGTGAGAGAGGGTCGGCGCGCGAGACCGACCCACTCGAGCGATGGGCGTGTTACGAGTTTCTCGAGGGGACCAATCCCGGCCCTGGGTACGCTACTCTCGAGCCCACCGTACGCCGGCGACTGGTGGCCGACGCGGGAGCGCACCTGGGGCGACTGCACGGAACGCCGGGACTCGAGTTCGACCGCGTCGGCGGGCTGGCCCGCGGAGAGAACGGCACCGACCTCGTCCTGTGCGAGCCGACGGGATGGCACGCCGTCGATTCGGATACACTCCGCGAGCAGCTCCCGATCTCGGTTCCGCCGACCGGCGATAGCGGCCGTCGGCCAGTGTTGACACACGGCGACTACCAGCCCAGCAACCTGCTGGTCGACGATAGCGGCGCGATCACGGCCGTCCTCGACTGGGGCAACGCTCACGTCACCCACGCCGAGTACGCCCTCGCGCGAGCGGAGGTGCGGTTCGTCGACAGCTACGTGGGGCGACTGTCTCGAGCGGAGCGGCGACGACTTCGATCACTGTTTCGAGCGGCGTACGCCCGGTACGCGCCACTCGAGGCGGGCTTCGATCGACGGGCCCCACTCGAGAAGCTGCGATGGGTGGCGCAGTCGGGGTCAAATTACGCCCGACTCCTCGGCGATTCTCGCGGGCGACGCCAACTGTGGCGACAGTTCCGTCGGCTCCTCGAGTGAGTCGAATAGTGGCGAGCGTGTACGGAGTCGGCGGATTTATCCTCGCTTTCGTCGACAGGTCAGGTATGAACGGGAGCGATGACGACCGTGACGGCTGGGCCGAGACGGAATCGGAGCGTCGCGAGGAGTACGGCGTCGCGACCGACAGGGAGTCCGAACGCGACGACTCGTGGGAGTCGGACCGTCCGACCGTCGACCTCGCCGACGACGATGGGAAGCGACGGTCCTCGAGTCCGACCCCGGCCGGTGAGCCAGGAGAAGGTCGTGATCCGTCGCCGGCGGATCCGCCCGATTCGGCGGCAATTCGCAACTGGACGCTGCTCTCGGCTGCGCTCGCGGTGATCTCGCTGGCGACCGCAGCGGCGATTTTCGGCACCTACGAGGCCCCGACAGCTACGGCCGGGGCCGTCGTCCTCGGCGCGGGATTCGGGCTGATCGCCATCGCCGGCCGGTCGTTCCCGCTGATTTTCGGCTACCTCGACGACGCGTGGTCCGAGCACCGACGGTACGTCGGGTTTTCGGCTGGGTTGTTCGCCTTCGGGATCCTCGTCGGAGCCCTGCTCTACGCCGCCGGGATCAACCTGATCGATCTGTTGCTCGAGATCGTCGCCGAGGAGTTAGGCGAGGAGGAACTCCCCGGCGGCGAGGGTGAACTAGCCGACGAGGAGACCATCGACCTCTCGGCAACGTTTTTCATCGTCAACAACACGCCGCCGTTTCTCGCGGCGATTTTCGGCGC is part of the Natronorubrum sediminis genome and encodes:
- a CDS encoding DUF7472 family protein, with the protein product MLERDRIIEIVVAVSTVLLMLGAMIGIGSEYGGDNGALSTEGGEMLVFAIIGFILLLTLVGIALAFVMNEPGDGLEADDSDAQSSV
- the hjc gene encoding Holliday junction resolvase Hjc, which produces MSQAKGDRRERELVNELDESGFAVMRAPASGSATERELPDVLAGDGEDFYAVEAKSSSGDPIYLTGEEVEALIYFAQNFGAKPRIGVRFDREDWYFFHPGDLYVTDGGNYRVKKETAIAEGTDFAEFVGRSEKVTLEQVGDESDDGPDEDILRVLNAVEQGVMDVEEAAEVLE
- a CDS encoding H-type lectin domain-containing protein, which gives rise to MTNDTHSTADDPKRTDESKSINESKPVDGKQPDEATSERERSSSSAQSSSGAIDPTSDSGLGLALERRHVIASTLAAVGLAGAGTAQARHETSDQDNEQGQGQGDIDVKTGHISHESPGAADDGTWNTYEVDQQTVEFEQSFEAPPVVFIGAADYTTIGMFRAIDVTESGFESRWMVYQSESFAPPDAQWVAVGQS
- a CDS encoding phosphotransferase family protein, producing MPTDPLERIVETAFDADVRSCRRPHSGSVAETAVLELENARGDVPRRLVCKRGGASIWTGDAIESAVLRVLEQRSDLPVPGVLASGKIVGERGSARETDPLERWACYEFLEGTNPGPGYATLEPTVRRRLVADAGAHLGRLHGTPGLEFDRVGGLARGENGTDLVLCEPTGWHAVDSDTLREQLPISVPPTGDSGRRPVLTHGDYQPSNLLVDDSGAITAVLDWGNAHVTHAEYALARAEVRFVDSYVGRLSRAERRRLRSLFRAAYARYAPLEAGFDRRAPLEKLRWVAQSGSNYARLLGDSRGRRQLWRQFRRLLE
- a CDS encoding CPBP family intramembrane glutamic endopeptidase, encoding METPSRSTDTDRDGAPLRSTLVAIGLTVFGLLVAEFSTLPAFLYDPALLEGLGDASIEGRALLLILNFVGMALAGVIYLVATGRGLSWIDLHVPTKNDWKYLIGGSIGTIVFLYVVSLLFTLLNVPAAESNVMDIVGEDQTMILIMIFIVFFFNAPAEEFLFRNVIQKRLYAAFTRMHAVIVTSVIFALVHLPMYLLAGELVATFASLTIMFGGSVIFGYLYAKTDNLLVPTAAHAALNAFQFAILYLAIEFEIDEAEPAPSMLLEAVTAVPLL
- a CDS encoding adenosylhomocysteinase, coding for MTETAYPPISEQLADLESAREEGRRKMDWATQHMPILERVREEFVAEQPFEGEIIAMAMHVEAKTAVLVETLAEGGAEVAVTGCNPLSTHDDVSAALDTHENITSYAKRGVDDEEYYDAIEAVIAHEPTVTVDDGMDLVAAIHEDYPELIDGIVGGAEETTTGVHRLRAMDDDGALEYPVFAVNDTPMKRLFDNVHGTGESSLASIAMTTNLSWAGKTVVVAGFGYCGKGVAKKAAGQNANVVVTEVEPRRALEAHMEGYEVLPMADAAEVGDVFLTTTGNRDVVVEEHFESMQDGVLLANAGHFDIEIDLEALDDLAVDRYEARDGVEAYELEDGRRLNVIAEGRLVNLAAPVSLGHPVEVMDQSFGIQAVCVREMLENGEAYDAGVHDVPDELDKEIAEIKLEAEGVEFDSLTDTQQEYMGSWDHGT
- a CDS encoding FkbM family methyltransferase, which codes for MRPLESADRVVSRARSLARSVGYRTYDRVAWANYEYELLARTNRTAAGTVRCYEPLTRHADDSMLEEVAARCGSTDVIYDIGANVGIYALALASGSPDRRVVAFEPSPSTCERLQANIRANALENRIDVRPCGLGAETRTRPFYVSTYPELSAFDRESATRWGASVTDVRSVSSYRLDDLVREDDALSPPDVLKIDVEGAAPDVLRGARATLECHEPTVFVETHDEGLAGDVPAETATALESVGYEIDERDGYWRCSPRYSS
- a CDS encoding M14 family zinc carboxypeptidase; the encoded protein is MSTNNSEGDGNVDHVEYGTVEHDDPGPASDDTWNTVEADSASVAFDWGFEDPPAVIVEPAEETSVGLHRAINVSATGFETRWMVYDDDSEAVDADWAAFGEAAQSRGHEPSASETHIRPGGPWPTETQQLNINSLHDYEQLERSLERIERKGSGEVTVESVGESNEGRDIYLATAGSGDTDVFLFAEQHADEATGCEALLNLLDELAAGGRWNDLLSELTIHVMPRANPDGTEVGELRHRFNVDPDAPARDESVGIYTDYDDAGVGWDVNRYHWFDWTESELYQNLPEEYPENPVPEAQILVDTIEEIDPLWVADFHNQYHYISDDGENITGSVYWPTSPGADDDAVDLSKQLCRGIYDDVDSQGNTTLTQFPGGDGRGIARNSYGEEGIACVLIEMRGQTDEFGQKSGGQLIRTAYEMTVSMLERTADESVFDIDPEAADEMPERGERYQRTFHPSEELEAELEEDEAELDDDYFECTC
- a CDS encoding amidohydrolase, which produces MTTLAITGGQVLLPDISVTRADVLIDQDSGKILEIGDNLAGDADETIDATGSFVTPGFVNGHSHVAMTLLRGYADDKPLDAWLQEDIWPTEAELTPEDVHIGAKLGLLEMIKSGTTAFADMYFMVPQIADAVEEAGLRARLGHGIVTVASDEEEARADAQEGLEVAEALDGRADGRISTAFMPHSLTTVGSEYLEEFVPKARDLGVPIHFHGNETTNEVTPIVEERGVRPMAYAAERGMLEEGDFLAHGVHLDESEIGLLAEAGTSVIHCPASNMKLASGIAPVQRMLDAGVTVGIGTDGAASNNDLSMLDETRDAAMIGKLKDGDASAVDAESAVHMMTQGSADAIGLESGRLEEGAPADLAVIDLEQPHLTPHHDLVSHLAYATAAADVRHTICDGQVLMRDRDVLTLEEESVRTAAGEAAMALVDRAAN